A single Entelurus aequoreus isolate RoL-2023_Sb linkage group LG11, RoL_Eaeq_v1.1, whole genome shotgun sequence DNA region contains:
- the si:ch211-261d7.6 gene encoding zinc finger protein 595, producing MDAAAAEVLEDAGAEEQSIAMDVATPSNIAMDVATPSNSSATAAEGTADGPEICCQDCGEAFREEAGYLEHRNQHPDGSCLMYLEPVEDLDDADKDGESASYCNFCSKSFGDLSEFHLHMENHRSQHLDTQPISGAAKPTFQCEECGKSYFMFGHYLNHQRSHIQASKSLFKDLEQLKKKSFQCESCGRSYSRQSALDAHRRCHEGKLIKSRNRTSEEFIPPVETAAEAKPVENQTCAIPEKLISCTCGKAFSSLNGLKTHQRFSRSLQCSKIEIKVKQKKNVYNCKDCKKIFHGHLAWFNHEKWHENRAEGSANRFPCETCGKVFMTQTFYLRHLRTVHSEAPAKSFLHQVGQVQKRALECKDCGLKFSRPSAFHSHQLQHTKDFKETEGLADMQKPLVQQQITLHGEPILRYQADAQNVLRLKSDDDPLANEEDMESYEPGDFNVLVISASESEEETVQDSHFELDSEADQQAKDFAETVPAPNPPELGLKIVQVDLESGKEQRPTTEAENTAAAERIDCPDCYRWFTSESSLRAHLMWHNVHERRRKKANRIKLNFSQMYRPRPSTVEVLRKVGEVQNDQEMEADCQVQQESSNSMKTVHRCNICGKGYAYLLSYRKHLQLHKKRSSSIKSLHGDTANTYDCPICGMGFYRKTRLQGHLLTHRLHDVYRCEQCNKDFESVSSWVTHEELHKTRPFWCLTCAKGFRQEEFLDKHLQRDHMGNYKCNVCPKRYLTPALLSDHISMHYSPRLKKAASDEKEMKNGDLSIPNQVLETGTGLGAEPGTEPGTEPGTEPGTGTEPGTGTGTEPGTGTGTEPGTEPGTKPDKARELCEDEEFAHSDHSDCGEPLHKPPKLSTSLACHPGVVVEAQTVPVHNGGEKPEQKQRRSYHKYWEWECFECDMGFDDVSHLHLHYIKHATGEVPFLHEMEG from the exons GGCCTGAAATTTGTTGCCAAGATTGTGGCGAGGCCTTCAGAGAAGAAGCAGGCTACTTGGAGCATCGCAATCAGCACCCTGACGGAAGCTGCCTAATGTATTTAGAGCCAGTGGAAGATTTGGATGATGCAGACAAAGATGGAGAAAGTGCAAGTTACTGTAATTTCTGCTCAAAGTCATTTGGTGATTTGAGTGAATTCCACTTACACATGGAGAACCACCGCAGTCAACACCTTGACACTCAGCCGATTTCAGGGGCGGCGAAGCCCACCTTTCAATGCGAGGAATGTGGCAAGAGCTATTTTATGTTCGGACACTATCTCAATCATCAGCGCTCCCACATTCAGGCATCAAAATCTCTATTTAAAGACTTGGAACAGTTGAAGAAAAAGTCCTTTCAGTGTGAATCTTGCGGTCGGAGTTATTCTCGTCAGTCTGCCCTTGATGCCCACCGACGTTGTCATGAAGGAAAATTAATCAAATCCCGAAACAGGACTTCAGAGGAATTTATTCCTCCTGTTGAGACAGCAGCTGAAGCCAAGCCTGTTGAAAACCAGACTTGTGCTATTCCCGAGAAGCTTATCAGTTGCACTTGCGGTAAAGCTTTTTCTTCTTTAAATGGCTTGAAAACACACCAGCGATTCAGCCGCTCCCTCCAGTGCTCTAAAATAGAAATTAAAGTAAAGCAGAAGAAAAATGTGTATAACTGTAAGGACTGCAAGAAAATTTTCCATGGCCATCTTGCTTGGTTCAACCATGAGAAATGGCATGAAAACCGAGCAGAAGGCTCTGCAAACCGATTTCCATGTGAGACCTGTGGAAAAGTGTTTATGACTCAAACCTTCTACTTAAGACACCTCCGCACGGTGCACAGCGAGGCCCCGGCAAAGTCATTTCTCCACCAAGTGGGCCAGGTGCAGAAAAGGGCGCTTGAATGTAAAGACTGTGGCCTCAAGTTTTCTAGACCGTCAGCATTTCACTCTCATCAGCTTCAACACACAAAGGATTTTAAAGAAACCGAGGGATTGGCTGATATGCAAAAACCTCTGGTACAACAGCAGATTACTTTGCATGGTGAACCTATATTGAGATATCAAGCAGACGCACAGAATGTTCTCCGGCTTAAGAGTGATGATGACCCACTTGCTAATGAAGAAGATATGGAGAGTTATGAACCTGGGGATTTCAACGTCCTGGTGATCAGTGCCAGTGAATCGGAGGAGGAGACCGTTCAAGACTCTCATTTTGAGCTGGACAGCGAAGCTGATCAACAGGCTAAAGACTTTGCCGAAACAGTCCCTGCTCCCAATCCACCAGAGCTGGGCTTGAAAATTGTACAGGTTGATCTCGAGTCTGGCAAGGAACAACGCCCAACGACAGAAGCCGAAAACACAGCGGCGGCAGAAAGAATTGATTGTCCAGATTGTTACCGGTGGTTTACTAGTGAGTCGTCTCTGCGGGCTCACTTAATGTGGCACAACGTTCATGAGAGGAGACGAAAGAAAG CCAACAGGATAAAGTTGAACTTTTCGCAGATGTACAGACCGAGGCCGTCAACTGTGGAGGTCTTGAGAAAAGTGGGGGAGGTGCAGAATGACCAGGAGATGGAAGCTGActgtcaagtgcagcaagaaagTTCCAACTCCATGAAGACGGTCCACAGGTGCAACATTTGTGGGAAAGGATATGCGTATCTCCTATCTTATCGAAAGCATCTGCAGCTGCATAAGAAGCGGTCCTCTTCAATCAAAAGCTTGCACGGCGACACCGCCAATACGTACGACTGCCCGATTTGCGGAATGGGCTTCTACAGGAAAACTCGTTTGCAGGGTCACCTGTTAACCCACAGGCTACACGACGTGTACCGGTGTGAGCAGTGCAACAAGGACTTTGAGTCTGTCAGTTCATGGGTGACTCATGAAGAACTCCATAAAACCAGGCCCTTTTGGTGTCTCACCTGTGCCAAAGGGTTTAGACAAGAGGAATTTCTTGATAAACACCTGCAAAGAGACCATATGGGGAATTACAAGTGCAACGTTTGCCCCAAACGCTATCTCACGCCAGCCCTGCTCAGCGATCACATCAGTATGCATTATTCACCACGTCTCAAGAAGGCAGCCAGTGATGAAAAGGAAATGAAAAATGGAGATTTGTCTATTCCAAATCAAGTGCTTGAAACAGGGACGGGGCTGGGGGCTGAGCCGGGGACGGAGCCGGGGACGGAGCCGGGGACGGAGCCGGGGACGGGGACGGAGCCGGGGACGGGGACGGGGACGGAGCCGGGGACGGGGACGGGGACGGAGCCGGGGACGGAGCCGGGGACGAAGCCAGACAAAGCCAGAGAGCTGTGTGAAGATGAAGAGTTTGCTCACTCTGACCACTCTGATTGTGGGGAGCCTTTGCACAAGCCCCCCAAATTGTCCACATCTCTAGCCTGTCATCCAGGAGTAGTAGTAGAAGCGCAAACTGTGCCGGTTCACAATGGCGGCGAAAAACCGGAGCAAAAGCAACGCAGGTCGTATCATAAGTACTGGGAATGGGAGTGTTTTGAATGCGACATGGGCTTTGATGACGTGTCTCATCTTCATTTGCATTACATCAAACATGCTACTGGAGAGGTGCCTTTTCTACATGAAATGGAGGGATGA